The proteins below are encoded in one region of Bremerella sp. P1:
- the trpA gene encoding tryptophan synthase subunit alpha, whose product MSAVDRAFEALRSQNKKALVPFVTAGDPSLEITAAALTELGKRGAAVCEVGIPYSDPIADGPVIQASYTRALDKKIKLKSILETIGSVTPTLPCPVVTMISYAIIHRHGPEKFLDMAQAAGVSGAIVPDLLVEESDAFAKLCKERDFSLIQLVTPTTSKERAKKIVETSTGFIYYVSVAGITGERTELPPDIVDNVKWLKSQTDLPICIGFGINKPEHVHMLKEACDGVIVGSAIVRRLCEAESKPQEQVIQEVGEYADSLLDALNG is encoded by the coding sequence ATGTCCGCCGTCGATCGAGCTTTTGAAGCCCTGCGTTCGCAAAACAAAAAGGCCCTGGTTCCGTTTGTCACCGCCGGCGATCCTTCTTTGGAGATCACCGCGGCGGCACTGACCGAACTGGGCAAGCGTGGCGCGGCCGTGTGCGAAGTGGGCATTCCTTACAGCGACCCGATCGCCGATGGACCTGTCATTCAGGCTTCATACACGCGGGCACTCGATAAGAAGATCAAGCTGAAGTCGATCCTCGAAACGATTGGCAGCGTCACGCCGACCCTCCCCTGCCCTGTCGTGACGATGATCAGCTACGCGATCATTCACCGTCATGGCCCAGAGAAGTTCCTCGATATGGCCCAAGCCGCGGGCGTCAGTGGTGCGATCGTACCAGACCTATTGGTCGAAGAGTCGGATGCGTTTGCCAAGCTGTGCAAGGAACGCGACTTCAGCCTGATTCAATTGGTCACGCCGACTACCTCCAAAGAGCGAGCCAAGAAGATCGTCGAAACGTCGACCGGCTTCATCTACTACGTCTCGGTCGCGGGTATCACCGGCGAACGCACCGAGCTGCCGCCTGATATCGTCGACAACGTCAAATGGCTCAAGAGCCAGACCGACCTGCCGATCTGCATCGGTTTCGGTATCAACAAGCCTGAGCACGTGCATATGCTGAAGGAAGCATGCGACGGAGTGATCGTCGGTTCGGCGATCGTGCGACGTCTGTGCGAAGCGGAAAGCAAGCCGCAGGAGCAAGTCATCCAGGAAGTGGGTGAATACGCCGACTCATTACTGGATGCACTCAACGGCTAG
- the trpB gene encoding tryptophan synthase subunit beta, whose protein sequence is MESLGTASRNVPDSAGRFGPFGGRYVPETLTQALDQLTVEYEKAVKDPTFFEELKVLLRDFVGRPSPFYHAKRLSEQVGGAQIWLKREDTNHTGAHKINNTLGQALLTLRMGKKRVIAETGAGQHGVATATACAHFGIPCVVYMGEEDIRRQAPNVFSMKLLGAEVRPVTTGSRTLRDAINEAMRDWMASVEDTHYILGSVVGPHPFPRIVRDFQAVIGEEARAQSLERLGRLPHKVVACVGGGSNAAGMFYPFVEDKDVELIGVEAGGRGPSAGEHASPLTYGEPGVLHGSYSFVMQDEDGQTCDVHSMSAGLDYPGVGPEHSYWKATGRVQYTCCEDDDAMKGFDALAAAEGILPALESSHAVSKAMELAAKMPKDQVVLVCLSGRGDKDAAEIARLKGVKY, encoded by the coding sequence ATGGAAAGTCTAGGTACCGCCAGTCGTAACGTTCCAGATTCTGCTGGCCGCTTTGGTCCGTTCGGGGGGCGATACGTCCCTGAAACGCTAACGCAGGCCCTCGACCAGCTTACGGTTGAATACGAAAAAGCCGTCAAGGATCCGACCTTCTTCGAAGAACTGAAGGTCCTGCTGCGGGACTTCGTCGGGCGTCCGTCCCCCTTCTATCATGCCAAGCGGCTGAGCGAGCAAGTCGGTGGTGCTCAGATCTGGCTGAAGCGCGAAGACACCAACCACACCGGTGCTCACAAAATCAATAACACGCTCGGACAGGCTTTGCTGACCTTGCGAATGGGCAAGAAGCGAGTCATCGCCGAAACAGGTGCCGGCCAGCACGGCGTCGCTACGGCAACGGCCTGTGCTCACTTCGGCATCCCATGTGTTGTTTACATGGGCGAAGAAGACATTCGTCGCCAGGCTCCGAACGTCTTCAGCATGAAACTTTTGGGCGCGGAAGTGCGTCCTGTGACGACCGGTTCCCGCACGCTGCGTGATGCGATCAACGAAGCGATGCGAGATTGGATGGCTTCGGTCGAAGACACCCATTACATCCTGGGCAGTGTTGTCGGTCCTCATCCGTTCCCACGTATCGTCCGCGACTTCCAAGCCGTGATCGGCGAAGAAGCCCGCGCGCAAAGCCTCGAGCGTCTGGGCCGATTGCCTCACAAGGTCGTCGCCTGTGTCGGCGGTGGTAGCAATGCGGCTGGCATGTTCTATCCGTTTGTGGAAGACAAAGACGTTGAGCTGATCGGCGTTGAAGCTGGCGGACGCGGCCCCAGTGCCGGCGAACACGCATCGCCGCTGACCTACGGAGAGCCAGGCGTGCTGCATGGTAGCTACAGCTTTGTCATGCAGGACGAAGACGGCCAAACGTGCGATGTCCATTCGATGTCGGCAGGCTTGGACTACCCAGGCGTTGGCCCCGAGCACAGCTACTGGAAGGCCACCGGCCGCGTCCAGTACACCTGCTGCGAAGACGATGACGCGATGAAAGGTTTCGACGCACTGGCCGCTGCCGAAGGTATTCTGCCAGCACTGGAATCTTCGCATGCGGTTTCCAAGGCGATGGAACTGGCTGCCAAGATGCCGAAGGATCAGGTTGTCTTGGTCTGCCTGTCAGGTCGCGGAGACAAAGACGCCGCCGAAATCGCCCGCCTCAAAGGCGTGAAGTATTAA
- the mutM gene encoding DNA-formamidopyrimidine glycosylase, translated as MPELPEVETMRRGVLGLIGGRIETFEKLPCERRPIGITPTAGVLKKKLVGRKVERIDRLGKRVLLVLDDQSRLMFEPRMTGLVLISDPPTLDHLRVRLTFSGVKHPELLYWDRRGLGSVRWFSAEQFENEFHQGRLGPDALDVDVATFREKFSTTRQPIKVALLDQRRIAGIGNLYASEILHLAKVHPAKPCNQLSAQAWKRIHACMVEVLELAIRYEGSTLNDGTYRNALNQNGSYQNEHRVYAKAGDVCRSCGKAVIVRTVQAQRATFHCPRCQKSK; from the coding sequence TTGCCGGAACTTCCTGAAGTCGAAACGATGCGTCGCGGCGTTTTAGGGCTGATTGGCGGGCGGATCGAGACCTTTGAAAAACTTCCTTGCGAGCGTCGTCCGATCGGCATTACCCCCACCGCGGGTGTGCTGAAAAAAAAGCTGGTTGGGCGGAAGGTCGAGCGGATCGATCGCCTCGGAAAGCGGGTTCTGCTAGTCCTGGACGACCAATCGCGGCTCATGTTCGAGCCCCGTATGACCGGGCTGGTGCTCATTTCCGATCCCCCCACGCTCGATCATTTGCGTGTGCGGCTGACGTTCTCCGGCGTAAAGCATCCCGAGCTTTTGTACTGGGACCGCCGGGGACTGGGATCGGTTCGGTGGTTTTCGGCCGAGCAGTTTGAAAACGAATTCCACCAGGGGCGGCTCGGGCCGGATGCTTTGGATGTCGACGTGGCGACCTTCCGCGAGAAGTTTTCCACCACGCGTCAGCCGATTAAGGTCGCTTTGCTCGATCAACGCCGGATCGCTGGCATCGGCAATCTGTACGCGTCCGAGATACTGCATCTGGCGAAAGTCCACCCAGCCAAGCCGTGCAATCAGCTTTCTGCTCAGGCCTGGAAGCGGATTCATGCTTGCATGGTCGAAGTGCTGGAACTGGCCATTCGTTACGAAGGATCGACGTTGAACGACGGGACCTATCGCAACGCGTTGAATCAAAACGGCAGCTATCAGAACGAGCACCGCGTGTATGCCAAGGCCGGGGATGTGTGTCGTTCGTGCGGCAAGGCGGTCATTGTGCGGACGGTTCAAGCACAGCGTGCGACGTTCCATTGCCCCCGCTGCCAGAAGTCGAAATAG
- a CDS encoding DUF3500 domain-containing protein yields the protein MPNRLPLVPPNRRDFLQTAAATTAGLAMGGTSLFAADESAKKDTPESLVKVLYESLSDKQKNDITFDWDHETVFEGKLRTHVENNWHIVDQTIAGNYYTKDQQHLIRQIFVGMVNPEWVEKFDQQLKDDAGGFGKQQNIAIFGKPGEGKFELVITGRHMTMRCDGNSAEHVAFGGPIFYGHAAKGFNEKPGHPGNVFWHQALAANKVYEILDGKQQEVALVKKSPVEQKNGFQGPEGKFSGIKVGDLSDDQKEAVQNVLKLLIEPYRQSDQDEVVACLNKYGGLDACHLSFYEDSDVGKDKVWDNWRLEGPSFVWYFRGKPHVHCWVNVADSHKVPFNAA from the coding sequence ATGCCTAATCGTCTTCCTCTGGTTCCGCCCAATCGACGCGATTTTCTCCAAACGGCTGCCGCCACCACGGCAGGTCTCGCAATGGGTGGCACGTCGCTCTTTGCTGCGGATGAATCCGCGAAGAAAGATACGCCTGAGTCACTCGTCAAGGTTCTGTACGAATCGCTGAGCGACAAGCAGAAGAATGACATTACTTTCGATTGGGACCACGAGACGGTCTTCGAAGGGAAGCTGCGAACCCACGTCGAAAACAACTGGCATATCGTCGACCAAACGATCGCCGGCAATTATTACACCAAGGATCAACAGCATCTCATTCGGCAAATCTTTGTCGGTATGGTCAATCCAGAGTGGGTCGAAAAGTTTGATCAACAGCTGAAAGACGATGCAGGCGGATTCGGCAAGCAACAGAACATCGCCATTTTCGGCAAGCCGGGCGAGGGCAAATTTGAATTGGTGATCACCGGTCGTCACATGACGATGCGATGCGATGGCAACTCGGCCGAACACGTCGCGTTTGGCGGACCTATCTTCTACGGTCACGCGGCCAAAGGTTTCAACGAAAAGCCTGGCCATCCTGGCAACGTCTTCTGGCATCAAGCCCTCGCCGCCAACAAGGTGTATGAAATCCTGGATGGCAAGCAGCAGGAGGTTGCGTTGGTGAAGAAGAGCCCGGTCGAACAGAAGAACGGGTTCCAAGGTCCCGAGGGCAAGTTCAGTGGCATCAAAGTCGGTGACCTTTCCGACGACCAGAAGGAAGCCGTGCAAAACGTACTGAAGCTGTTGATCGAGCCATACCGTCAAAGCGATCAAGACGAAGTGGTTGCCTGCTTGAACAAGTACGGCGGTCTCGATGCGTGCCACCTGTCGTTCTACGAAGACTCCGACGTGGGCAAAGACAAGGTGTGGGACAACTGGCGTCTGGAAGGGCCTAGCTTCGTCTGGTACTTCCGTGGCAAGCCGCATGTTCACTGCTGGGTGAACGTGGCCGACTCGCACAAAGTTCCTTTCAACGCTGCCTAA
- a CDS encoding DUF1570 domain-containing protein, with protein sequence MALPLWAQPKDPLRNQSTDRLVLKDGTELRGMLLEESPRGLEFLEINRPPGKPMFAVIHTINANKKKGLEKVSGDDRKRLEKLADRLRNHTQIRAAEKDSLTLKRTKSAILETDQAWQYEGDRFVLISPLNEDMTRTFAVRVDQIFQAFEHWLPPKQKPNSPIQIVLFHSIGSYSAYLKKIGLQIDNPAVYVPHTNQVLIGSDLGSFLDRLEVARAGHEAILAQWTEQEKKLPEDLNQLAKRLKEAGWAPDAVVTEVQTRREAWQRDFKKTLGQVQVIDRRNQATLDTMMNQATQHLCHESFHAYVENYLYPQGEYEVPIWLNEGLAQLFEHAQFENGTFRIDLPPQEILASLKDRLERDHGMSLQRILQTEAGSFILFENLHEGRLDYDVAWGLAWYLVFQKQLFAPGSLDRYVHRRNQPAPTVEETFGESVSRVQAEWVAFIRQLES encoded by the coding sequence ATGGCATTGCCGCTGTGGGCTCAGCCGAAAGACCCCCTTCGCAATCAGTCGACCGACCGTCTTGTGCTAAAAGACGGTACGGAGCTGCGGGGCATGCTACTTGAGGAATCACCTCGCGGACTCGAGTTTCTCGAGATCAATCGCCCGCCTGGCAAGCCGATGTTCGCCGTGATTCACACAATCAATGCGAACAAAAAGAAAGGTCTCGAAAAGGTCAGCGGCGACGATCGCAAGCGTCTGGAGAAGCTCGCCGATCGGCTCAGGAACCACACGCAAATCCGAGCAGCCGAGAAAGACTCGCTGACACTCAAGCGAACCAAGTCCGCGATTCTCGAAACCGATCAGGCATGGCAGTACGAAGGGGATCGCTTCGTCTTGATCAGCCCCCTGAACGAAGACATGACGCGAACATTCGCTGTTCGTGTCGATCAGATCTTTCAAGCCTTTGAACATTGGCTGCCCCCCAAGCAGAAACCCAACAGCCCGATCCAGATTGTGCTGTTCCATTCAATCGGCAGCTACTCAGCCTACTTGAAGAAGATTGGCTTGCAGATCGACAACCCGGCGGTTTACGTACCGCATACCAACCAGGTTCTGATTGGCTCGGACCTTGGCTCGTTTCTCGACCGCCTGGAAGTGGCTCGAGCCGGGCACGAGGCCATCCTGGCGCAATGGACCGAGCAAGAGAAAAAGCTGCCGGAGGACCTGAACCAGTTGGCCAAGCGATTGAAAGAGGCTGGCTGGGCGCCCGATGCGGTGGTCACCGAAGTTCAGACGCGGCGCGAAGCATGGCAGCGTGACTTCAAGAAGACGCTGGGGCAAGTCCAGGTGATCGATCGCCGCAATCAAGCGACGCTCGACACAATGATGAACCAGGCCACCCAGCATTTGTGCCACGAATCGTTTCATGCCTACGTCGAAAACTACCTCTATCCGCAAGGCGAGTACGAGGTACCGATCTGGCTGAACGAAGGCCTGGCGCAGTTGTTCGAGCACGCTCAGTTCGAGAACGGCACGTTCCGCATCGACCTGCCGCCGCAGGAGATTCTGGCCAGCTTAAAGGACCGGCTGGAGCGCGATCACGGGATGAGCCTGCAACGGATCCTGCAAACCGAAGCAGGCAGCTTTATCCTGTTCGAGAACCTGCATGAAGGCCGGCTCGACTATGACGTGGCGTGGGGCTTGGCCTGGTACCTGGTGTTTCAAAAGCAACTCTTCGCGCCGGGAAGCCTCGACCGCTACGTCCATCGGCGCAATCAGCCAGCCCCCACCGTGGAAGAAACCTTCGGCGAGAGCGTGTCTCGCGTTCAGGCCGAGTGGGTCGCTTTTATCCGCCAGCTGGAATCGTGA
- the glnD gene encoding [protein-PII] uridylyltransferase — protein MAALRLRESVIAAKQKLAADREKLKRQHQAGTPGVQLCAQITDCFDAILLELVNAAAEDVPGFTSERVLSNITIVPHGGYGRRDTAPYSDIDLMIMHSPTFREPAIQFTKRLQQDVFDVGLILGHSLRTPKQAISAALSDATIFTSLAENRFLAGSVGLFRDFAEPFRRKGKLHFRRLYHAIMASRDEERAQYGEIVHLLEPNIKRSSGALRGIQMVRWLGFAKFGENDMDALNRIGAISDRDRKILRDAREYLLRLRNELHFHAGKSSDLLDRAEQIRIAELYGFKGTDGLLPVEQFMQTYFEQTGGVRDAARHFIASIRPQSPITTIFGPIMTRRVDRDFHVGPYRISTSKRWKQHRAGQIDQVLELMIAASRFNRQIDHPTWEVIRSKMQGQGEIEMTEATRKAFLTFLSEPGRLGELLRRLHELRLLEKIVPGMAHARCLLQFNQYHKYTVDAHCIKTVECATQFLERDDTLGAVYMKIKKKWLLHLALLIHDLGKGFSEDHSIVGARIAAEVADRLWLSPQDKETLVHLVLHHLTMSHLAFRRDTSDEQLVLSFAMENGPAERMRMLFVLTCADFAGVGPGTLNDWKVRVLTDLYRRSMQNLGGDDTVDTVAQRRKKLDRLASLVRGHENEEWYRHVIDSLPEGFLQETPATQIVRDLEQLHAMKDDSPMVACQYREDRGVLEITIGTREALMQGVFHRLTAAVTSQRMTILAAEINTLADGLVLDRYFVQDQDHDGQSPPERMEDICQRIRKYLTASEEKAPTFTSTWTSRVQRLAEEAIPIPTEIKIDNETSDQFTIVEVFTQDRQGLLYLISRMLYDIDLSVHVARITTHLDQVVDVFYVTDSDGKKIFDEERLEAIKRTLGEALVEQAS, from the coding sequence ATGGCAGCACTGCGCCTTCGTGAATCGGTTATCGCAGCAAAACAGAAGCTCGCAGCGGACCGAGAAAAACTCAAACGCCAGCATCAGGCCGGTACGCCTGGTGTTCAGTTATGCGCGCAAATCACCGATTGCTTCGATGCCATCCTTTTGGAACTGGTCAACGCCGCAGCGGAAGACGTGCCGGGGTTCACCTCCGAGCGCGTATTGAGCAACATCACGATCGTTCCGCATGGTGGTTATGGACGACGTGACACGGCTCCGTACTCCGACATCGACTTGATGATCATGCACTCGCCAACCTTTCGCGAACCGGCGATACAGTTCACCAAGCGGCTGCAGCAAGACGTGTTCGACGTAGGGCTGATTTTGGGACATAGTCTGAGAACGCCGAAGCAGGCGATCTCGGCGGCACTTTCCGATGCAACGATCTTCACTTCGCTGGCCGAGAATCGCTTCCTCGCTGGTAGTGTCGGACTGTTCCGCGACTTTGCCGAGCCCTTTCGTCGAAAGGGAAAGCTTCACTTCCGGAGACTCTATCACGCGATCATGGCGTCGCGAGACGAAGAACGCGCCCAGTATGGCGAGATCGTCCACCTGCTCGAGCCGAACATTAAACGCTCGAGTGGAGCTTTGCGTGGAATCCAGATGGTGCGTTGGCTCGGCTTCGCCAAGTTTGGCGAAAATGATATGGACGCACTCAATCGCATCGGTGCGATCTCAGACCGCGATCGCAAGATACTGCGAGACGCCCGTGAGTATCTTTTGCGACTGAGAAACGAACTGCACTTCCATGCCGGCAAGTCGTCTGACTTGCTCGATCGCGCCGAGCAGATTCGCATTGCCGAGTTGTATGGATTCAAAGGAACCGATGGGCTGTTGCCGGTCGAGCAGTTCATGCAGACCTACTTCGAGCAGACCGGTGGCGTCCGCGACGCGGCCCGGCACTTCATCGCCTCGATCCGACCTCAGTCCCCCATCACGACGATCTTCGGCCCGATCATGACCCGCCGTGTCGATCGTGATTTTCATGTGGGGCCTTATCGCATCAGTACGTCGAAGCGATGGAAGCAGCACCGCGCTGGTCAGATTGACCAGGTCTTGGAGCTGATGATTGCGGCCAGTCGGTTTAACCGTCAGATCGATCACCCGACCTGGGAAGTGATCCGCAGCAAGATGCAGGGTCAAGGCGAAATCGAAATGACCGAAGCGACTCGCAAGGCGTTTTTGACGTTCTTGTCCGAGCCTGGTCGACTGGGTGAACTGCTGCGTCGATTGCATGAATTGCGGCTGTTGGAAAAGATTGTCCCCGGCATGGCTCACGCCCGGTGCCTGTTGCAGTTCAATCAGTATCACAAGTACACCGTCGACGCCCATTGCATTAAGACGGTCGAGTGTGCCACCCAGTTCCTCGAGCGGGACGATACGCTGGGGGCGGTGTACATGAAGATCAAGAAAAAGTGGCTACTGCACCTGGCCCTGCTGATTCACGATCTGGGGAAAGGGTTTTCCGAAGATCACAGCATCGTAGGGGCTCGCATCGCTGCGGAAGTTGCCGATCGGCTCTGGTTGTCTCCACAGGACAAAGAGACGCTCGTGCACCTGGTGCTGCATCACCTGACCATGTCGCACCTGGCGTTTCGTCGCGACACTTCCGATGAACAGTTGGTGCTGAGCTTCGCCATGGAGAACGGTCCGGCCGAGCGAATGCGGATGCTGTTCGTGCTGACGTGTGCTGACTTCGCTGGCGTCGGCCCCGGCACGCTTAACGACTGGAAAGTGCGAGTCCTCACCGATCTTTATCGACGTTCGATGCAGAACCTGGGCGGGGACGACACGGTCGATACGGTTGCCCAGCGGCGTAAGAAACTCGATCGACTGGCATCGCTGGTTCGCGGCCACGAAAACGAAGAGTGGTACCGCCACGTGATCGATTCGTTGCCTGAAGGCTTCCTCCAGGAAACGCCCGCCACGCAGATTGTTCGCGACTTGGAACAGCTGCACGCGATGAAGGACGACTCGCCGATGGTCGCGTGTCAGTACCGCGAAGATCGCGGCGTGCTAGAGATTACGATCGGTACGCGGGAAGCCCTGATGCAAGGTGTCTTCCATCGCCTGACCGCCGCAGTGACCAGCCAGCGGATGACGATTCTCGCCGCCGAGATCAACACGCTCGCCGATGGGCTGGTTCTCGACCGGTACTTCGTGCAAGACCAAGATCACGATGGCCAGTCGCCGCCTGAGCGGATGGAGGATATTTGCCAACGCATTCGTAAATACCTGACGGCCTCGGAGGAGAAAGCCCCGACGTTCACATCGACGTGGACCTCGCGCGTTCAGCGGCTGGCAGAAGAAGCGATTCCGATTCCTACGGAAATCAAAATCGACAACGAGACGTCCGATCAGTTTACGATCGTCGAGGTCTTTACGCAGGACCGCCAGGGACTGCTCTACCTGATTTCACGAATGCTCTACGATATCGACCTGAGCGTTCACGTGGCCCGGATCACGACGCACTTGGATCAGGTCGTTGACGTGTTTTACGTTACCGATTCGGATGGCAAGAAGATCTTCGACGAAGAGCGACTCGAGGCGATCAAACGCACCTTGGGCGAAGCCCTCGTCGAGCAGGCATCGTAG
- a CDS encoding P-II family nitrogen regulator, producing MKKIEAVIRHFKLDDVKNALSEQGVFGMTVIEVSGYGRQKGHTETYRGTEYAVDFVPKKKIEVVCSDENLQKVIDTILRTAQTGQIGDGKIFVTNLEDSIRIRTGETGEDAI from the coding sequence ATGAAAAAGATCGAAGCGGTTATCCGCCATTTCAAATTGGACGATGTGAAAAACGCGCTGAGCGAACAGGGAGTGTTCGGCATGACCGTGATCGAGGTTTCGGGCTACGGTCGGCAAAAAGGACACACCGAGACGTATCGCGGCACGGAATACGCAGTCGACTTCGTCCCGAAGAAGAAGATCGAAGTCGTTTGTAGCGACGAAAATCTGCAGAAGGTGATCGACACCATCCTGCGGACGGCCCAAACCGGCCAAATTGGTGACGGAAAAATCTTTGTTACCAATTTAGAAGACAGTATCCGTATCCGAACTGGCGAAACTGGGGAAGACGCCATTTGA
- a CDS encoding ammonium transporter — protein MRTYFLRGRSACALITMLVGLILCQPLAAQLAPETNEQPPAEEKNVPVEAGNAGEVEVPEEETPGLDTGDNAWMLTSSALVLFMTAPGLAMFYSGLVRKKNVLGVMMQCLFLMGLMTVVWSLWGYTLCFGGSNPYFGDLEFLFMNNVQPAWDAELGEPVTPMHGTIPEYTFMLFQGMFFIITPALICGAFAERMKFSAMAVFSVLWGTLVYCPLCHWVWDGGILAYGEADSLAGGALDFAGGTVVHISSGISALVCAIFVGKRLGFGHDDMRPHNLTYTTLGAAMLWVGWFGFNAGSAGAANGLASNAFAVTHFSAAAGAVAWSLMEWILRGKPSVLGCASGAVAGLVCITPAAGFVLPMPALAMGAAAGIVCYYACAVLKQSMGYDDSLDAFGVHGVGGTLGAVLTGVFASRHVCGDLTGGEPIGLYEGGGVSLVIGQVVAVLVTIAFSVVATVILLKLIDIVIGLRVTQESEIRGLDISEHGEEGYIFS, from the coding sequence ATGCGCACGTATTTCCTTCGAGGACGATCGGCTTGCGCGCTGATCACTATGTTAGTCGGACTCATCCTATGTCAGCCGTTGGCGGCCCAACTCGCTCCTGAGACGAACGAGCAACCGCCGGCTGAAGAGAAGAACGTCCCGGTCGAAGCCGGCAACGCTGGCGAAGTGGAGGTCCCTGAAGAAGAGACCCCTGGGCTCGATACCGGCGACAATGCCTGGATGCTGACTTCCAGTGCGCTGGTTCTATTCATGACCGCCCCTGGTCTGGCGATGTTCTACAGCGGCTTGGTTCGCAAAAAGAATGTCTTGGGCGTGATGATGCAGTGTCTCTTCCTGATGGGCCTGATGACGGTCGTCTGGAGCCTGTGGGGGTACACCCTTTGCTTCGGTGGCTCGAATCCCTATTTCGGCGATCTTGAGTTTCTGTTTATGAACAACGTCCAACCGGCCTGGGATGCCGAACTGGGCGAGCCGGTTACTCCGATGCACGGAACCATTCCGGAATACACGTTCATGTTGTTCCAAGGGATGTTCTTTATCATCACTCCGGCACTGATCTGCGGTGCGTTTGCCGAACGGATGAAGTTCTCGGCGATGGCGGTCTTCTCGGTCCTGTGGGGAACGCTGGTCTACTGCCCGCTTTGTCACTGGGTGTGGGACGGCGGGATTCTCGCCTACGGAGAAGCCGATTCGCTGGCCGGTGGCGCGCTGGACTTTGCTGGTGGTACCGTGGTGCATATCAGCTCCGGGATCTCGGCGTTGGTTTGTGCGATCTTTGTTGGAAAGCGTTTGGGCTTTGGCCACGACGACATGCGTCCGCACAACTTGACCTACACCACGCTAGGTGCCGCCATGCTGTGGGTCGGTTGGTTTGGCTTCAATGCCGGTAGTGCTGGTGCCGCGAATGGCCTGGCCTCGAACGCATTTGCCGTCACGCACTTCTCGGCTGCTGCCGGTGCGGTGGCTTGGTCGCTGATGGAATGGATCCTGCGTGGCAAGCCGAGCGTGCTCGGATGTGCTTCGGGTGCGGTTGCCGGTCTGGTTTGTATTACCCCGGCCGCTGGCTTCGTTTTGCCGATGCCCGCACTGGCCATGGGAGCCGCCGCAGGGATTGTTTGCTACTACGCATGTGCTGTGCTGAAACAAAGCATGGGCTACGACGACTCGCTGGACGCGTTTGGCGTTCACGGCGTTGGTGGAACCTTGGGAGCCGTGCTCACCGGTGTCTTTGCTTCGCGTCACGTTTGTGGCGACTTGACCGGTGGCGAACCGATCGGCTTGTACGAAGGGGGCGGTGTTTCGCTTGTCATCGGCCAGGTGGTTGCCGTGTTGGTAACGATCGCCTTTTCGGTGGTGGCTACCGTGATCTTGCTGAAGCTGATTGATATTGTCATCGGCCTGCGAGTGACCCAGGAAAGCGAAATCCGTGGTCTGGATATCTCCGAACACGGGGAAGAAGGCTACATCTTCAGCTAA
- a CDS encoding TolB family protein — protein sequence MDENPSAFVVCLPHLGAASMLMRLHTILPLATLVSIFTTISLVHAQEQADTPSVESGYLANVRQVTSGMVKAGEGYFSPDGERIVYQAVPPQYPFYQIYTQPLAGGEPELVSTGRGRTTCAYFTVDGKNILFASSHSDPNMKQTEDEEVAKQEEERRTGQRRRYSWDFDPYTDIYLKDMKSGKLTRLTTAKGYDAEGAFSYDGKKIAFCSDRDGDPDLYIMDADGANLKQLTNAKGYDGGPFISPNGKWIVFRSDRKQEGFLQIYVISVDGEKEFQLTDNVGVNWAPYWHPTKPYIIWAGADHSKPGRPNYDLWLMKYEETDDAIKPGPIWRITDSPAADVLPVFSPDGKKLMWTSTRTDDHSSQLFIADFTFPEDKPTEEK from the coding sequence ATGGACGAAAACCCTTCCGCGTTTGTCGTTTGCCTACCACATCTGGGAGCCGCCTCGATGCTGATGCGTTTGCACACCATTTTACCGCTTGCCACCCTTGTTTCGATCTTCACTACTATCTCACTAGTACATGCCCAAGAGCAGGCCGACACCCCATCGGTCGAATCCGGATACCTTGCCAACGTCCGCCAGGTTACCTCCGGCATGGTTAAGGCCGGGGAAGGATACTTCTCGCCCGATGGCGAGCGAATCGTCTACCAGGCCGTTCCTCCCCAGTACCCGTTCTATCAAATCTATACCCAGCCCCTGGCCGGCGGCGAGCCAGAACTGGTCAGCACTGGTCGTGGTCGCACGACGTGCGCTTACTTCACGGTCGACGGCAAGAACATCCTGTTCGCCAGCAGCCATAGCGACCCGAACATGAAGCAGACCGAAGACGAAGAAGTCGCCAAGCAGGAAGAAGAACGTCGCACGGGACAGCGTCGTCGGTACTCGTGGGACTTTGATCCTTACACCGACATCTACCTCAAAGATATGAAGTCGGGCAAGCTTACCCGTCTGACGACCGCCAAAGGCTACGACGCCGAAGGGGCCTTCTCGTACGACGGCAAGAAGATTGCCTTCTGCAGCGACCGCGACGGCGACCCCGACCTGTACATCATGGATGCCGACGGCGCGAACCTGAAGCAGTTGACCAACGCCAAAGGATACGACGGGGGACCGTTTATCTCGCCCAACGGCAAATGGATTGTCTTTCGCAGCGATCGCAAGCAAGAAGGCTTCCTGCAGATTTACGTGATTTCGGTCGATGGCGAAAAAGAGTTTCAGCTGACCGATAACGTCGGGGTGAACTGGGCTCCCTATTGGCATCCGACCAAGCCGTATATCATTTGGGCCGGTGCCGATCACTCGAAGCCAGGGCGTCCTAACTACGACCTGTGGCTGATGAAGTACGAAGAAACGGACGACGCCATCAAGCCGGGTCCGATCTGGCGTATCACCGACAGCCCAGCGGCCGACGTGCTGCCTGTCTTTTCGCCTGATGGCAAGAAGTTGATGTGGACCAGCACCCGCACCGATGATCACAGCAGCCAGCTCTTCATCGCGGACTTCACGTTCCCGGAAGACAAACCCACGGAAGAAAAGTAA